One window from the genome of Dermacentor silvarum isolate Dsil-2018 chromosome 5, BIME_Dsil_1.4, whole genome shotgun sequence encodes:
- the LOC125945373 gene encoding crossover junction endonuclease EME1-like, which yields MNGQPVPAVPAADTVTHVDEETVAAPVYTQLKAKRVRITPEEREARRVAKELEKQRKAMATEMGRATKPGHCMKYVTAVLDSRLLDDEASLQLLCETLEQAEIRAEVQTLPVERAVCWRRTALSLNEDDCLLSREQVEERDVMVVLPWDQFLHLVASQRQAGAIPAICSTLEGTHVLSSTKIRILDPSKKQKKRLNRIVA from the exons ATGAATGGTCAGCCTGTCCCCGCAGTGCCTGCGGCAGACACGGTTACACAT GTCGATGAAGAGACGGTGGCGGCGCCGGTGTACACCCAGCTGAAGGCCAAGCGCGTGCGCATCACTCCTGAAGAGCGGGAGGCCCGTCGTGTTGCCAAGGAGCTTGAGAAGCAGCGCAAGGCCATGGCTACCGAAATGGGGCGTGCCACCAAGCCGGGACATTGCATGAAG TACGTGACAGCGGTGTTGGACTCCCGGCTTCTGGACGACGAGGCATCCCTGCAGCTGCTGTGCGAGACTCTGGAGCAGGCAGAGATCCGCGCCGAAGTCCAGACGCTGCCCGTGGAGCGTGCCGTCTGTTGGAGGCGCACTGCACTCTCCCTCAACGAG GATGACTGCTTGTTGTCCAGGGAACAGGTGGAAGAGAGAGACGTCATGGTTGTGCTTCCCTGGGACCAATTCCTGCACCTGGTTGCGTCCCAGAGGCAGGCAGGTGCCATACCAGCCATTTGTAGCACACTGGAAGGCACTCACGTGCTAAGCAGCACTAAGATAAGGATTCTAGATCCTTCGAAGAAGCAAAAGAAAAGGCTTAACAGGATTGTGGCTTGA
- the LOC119453444 gene encoding protein FAM133 yields the protein MGKRDTRYAFMNPIAMARLRGPSGASGPTIKDYLSRNRPTWEEVKQIIEKKKQGSSTLAAWEEHLNSKFEEELRKNRERIMAERAAASTSGTATADASSSKSKKRRRRSSSSSSSSSSSSSTTSSSSSSRSSSPSASEGGRHHSEHRKRKKRRHKHRSKNRSKSSSKEPTTSEARSTDRDHSKKKKKKSKKKHKRHKKEKAE from the coding sequence ATGGGAAAACGCGACACGCGGTATGCGTTCATGAACCCAATCGCGATGGCGCGCCTTCGCGGGCCGTCCGGCGCCAGTGGTCCGACCATCAAGGACTACCTGAGCCGCAACCGGCCCACCTGGGAAGAGGTGAAGCAGATCATCGAGAAGAAGAAGCAAGGGTCCAGCACGCTGGCCGCCTGGGAAGAACATTTGAACAGCAAGTTCGAGGAGGAACTGCGCAAAAACCGAGAGCGCATCATGGCGGAGCGTGCTGCCGCCTCGACATCGGGCACGGCGACCGCCGATGCCTCCTCGTCCAAAAGCAAGAAGCGACGCCGCAGGTCgtcttcgtcgtcctcttcctcctcctcatcgTCTTCGACGACGTCGAGCAGCAGCTCGTCCCGGTCCTCTTCGCCGAGCGCGTCGGAAGGCGGTCGCCACCACTCCGAGCACCGCAAACGAAAGAAGCGGCGACACAAGCACAGGAGCAAAAATCGCTCCAAGTCCTCCAGCAAGGAGCCGACGACGTCGGAGGCGCGTAGCACTGACCGGGACcactcgaagaagaagaaaaagaagtccAAAAAGAAGCACAAACGGCACAAGAAGGAGAAAGCCGAGTGA